AGAAGTTCTTCACGAAGTCGCATATGTCATGCTCATCGTCGACCACCAATAGCTTACGCATACCGCACCTCTAGTTATTGCGTTGCCCGGTTAATCGTCTCCTCTAAGTCCCTAAGCGACGGTAAGGGCTTATCCATGCATGCGAATGCCCCCAGCTTCAAAAGCCGCGCCTTCGTCTTTCCCCCGTCGTCGTACGCAGTCACGAATATCACCCTGGGCGACGGCACAAGCGACTTCAGGAGCCGCAGCACCTCGTCGCCGTCTATCCCGGGCATCTTTAAGTCCATCACGACGACGTCCGGCTTCTTCTCTTTCACGAGCTCTATCCCCTTTGCCCCGCGTATCGCCACCGAGATCTCGTATCCCCTCGGCTCGAAGTACTTCTGGAGCATGTCGATGAATTCCGCCTCGTCGTCTATCGCCACTATCCTTGGTTTTGCCATTTTATACCTTTACCTTCTCTGCGGTGGCCATAGGGAACTCGATGGTGAACGTCGTACCCTCGCCGACCTTGCTGCTCTTGAGATATATCTTGCCGCCGTTCTTCTCGACCACCTGCCGGACGATGAAGAGCCCAAGCCCTGTCCCCTTGCCCGGCTCCTTCGTGGTGAAGAAAGGGTTAAATAACATCTTAAGCTTATCCTCGGGGATACCGGAGCCGGTATCCTGAATGTCGATGAATACCCTGCCCTTCTCCTTATATCCCGTTACGGTCACCTTGCCCTTCTCGCCTATCGCCTGGCCCGCGTTCCGTATGAGGTTGAAGAGGACCTCCTGGAACTGCTTCCTGTCTACCATGATATTGGGAAGGTTATCCTGGAGGTTCTTCACTATCTCTATCTTCTCCAGTTTCAACTCGTAGCCGACGAGCCCTATGACGTCGTCTATCTCCTTCTCGATCGTAACGAGCTCCGACTCGCCCTTTGCCGGCTTAGCGAACGTCGATAACTTCTTGGTGATGGCGGTAGCCCGGTCGGTCTCCTTTATGACTTTTCTCATTATCTCCTTCGCCTTTTCGAGCAGGTCATCGGTCTTTATCTCTTTATATAAGCCGTCCTTGATATTAAGGAGGAATGCCTCGCACTGCCCCCGCGCGATACCGAGCGGGTTACAGATCTCGTGGTTGATACCTGCCGAGAGCGTCCCGATGACCGCCATCTTCTCCTTCTGGGCGGCCTCGGCCTGCGTCTTGCCAAGCTCCACGAAGAGTTTCGCGTTGGAGATGGCTATGGCGAGCGTCTTGGCAAGCGGTAGTAGTATGTCAAGGTCGTCCTGGGTGTAGCTTTCGTCAGATTTCTTCTTGCCGAGTGAGAGTACCCCCATCACTTCTTCATGCAGGACCATAGGTATGATCAGCTCAGCATTGAGTTTTGCAATGATCTCCTGGATAGAGTCAGGTATCAATACCTTCTTCTCCGCAAGGTCTGACCTCAATAAGTAGCCGTGCGTCTGCTCCAGGAATGTAACTATGCCATCCGGGCGTACCAGTGTGACGGTCGGGTCCTTGATACCTTGCGATGCCATCACGTTGAATTGCTGTTTATCCTCATCCAATAGTAGCACAGCGCATGAAGTGAGTTTTACTATATCCGAGAGTTTATTCACGGTGAGATTGACCAGGCTGTCCATATCCAGGACCGTCAATACCTCTCCAGTGAATGTCCTGAGGAGTTCCTTATAGTTATACTTCTTCTGGAAGAGGTATTTGTCGGTGACGTTTACTAGGAAGGTTTCGATACGACGCATGGTAACTATTATAATGATACCGCTTATGGTAAGGCCTATAAGCCGGGCAGTAGTTCCAGCACCTCTAAGGAGATATTCCTGGATGATAAGGGTAGGGAGTATCAGTATAGCGAAGACCGAGGCAAGAAGACCGGCGAAGACGAGGGTCTTCTTTATAATGACTTCTATATCCATCAACTGATGGGCCACAATGGCATACGCCAAAATTACAACATAGCACGTCATAAAAATATAACCAAAAGGATAAAATTGAATTCCAAACTTTGCTATATAATCTATTGATGCCAGGACGGCAATGGCAAGAGCCCAAAATACATATTTGTTTTGGCCATACTTGCGAGCGTCGTAGTAATTGGCTGGAAAGCGACGCAATAAATACAACAAAAGCAGCAATAATCCTCTTCCATAAAAAAATACGAAAAACGCGAGGAAAGGGATATAAAGAATTTCTGCCTTTGGATAATATCCCCAAAAATAAGAATAGACGTCGTTAAAAAAAAGCGGCGTTCTGCTAATAATTAAAAATAGGAAACCCAATATGTAGCTAACAAAAATTAATTTTTTATTGACGGTGTCGAGGGCATTCAAAAATAGTACCGAAATATGGTGAACTGTGATCGGTATAAAAATTACACCTATATAACTGAAGCGTGCCCAAAATAACGCAAGCTCTTTAGACCTTACCGAGAAAGCTATTGTATAACTTCCGAGCCAAATAAAAATACTGAAGCACATAAGTGCAAAAACTCTATTGAGCGCGGCTTTCTTATTGTGCAAAAAAACAAATACGCCCAGTGCCATTATGGAAAACCCGGCTATAAGTGGTGGATATGAATATGGTGACATGTTTTTAGTTTCTCACGAGCTCTAAATTCTGCTTCTTTTCTAATAACAATATTCTTTTCGCCGCACTGCGTCCTGAAAAAGCAACACCTGTTACACCCCCCTGTCCTAGTCCAGGAGTAACCCAGTGGCCTGCCATATACAGATTTTCAAAAAAAGTTTTTTGTGGAACTATGCCGGCGTCTATTTGGTCAAGGGTGGAAGCCCAGCCGTAAAGAGCGCCGCCGTTATTCAGCGTATATCGTTCTAAGGTAGAAGGCGTAGCCGCTATTTTGATTTTTATCTCATTGAGATTGGGCAACAAGTTTCTTTTGACGCGGCCAATTAATATTTCTGTAACCGTTTCTTTTTCCTTGCTCCAAATAAACTCTTTTGTTTTATTCTCTGACGGAGCTGCAATTATTATGCTCATAGAATCATAACCGCTAGGCGCCAATGTATCATCGTGAAATGAAGGAAATGTGCATATACAATAATCGTCGGCGGGATCAAAAATGCCTTCATATGCCTTAAGGTACACCTTGTCTACGTCATACGTATTAAAAAACCAAACGCTGCTTTTGTGTGAACATGAAATGCTTTTAACTCCAAGATACACAATGAAAGCTGAGATAGATGTCTTCAATGTATTTAACTTCTCTCGTAACCTATTTGGAGCGGTCTCTTTATTTTCAATAATTTCAAACAAACTCTTTGCATCTGAATTGGATACTACATATTTTGAATGTACAATCTCTTCCTTATTAATAACAACTCCTGTAACCTTTTTATTTTTAACCTTCAATGAAGTTGCAGTAGCTGAAAATAAGATAGTCCCGCCGTAACTTTTAAATCTTGACACAAGCGCATTAGGAATGGCTTGCATTGAGCCTGTGGGATAATAACCTCCATCAAACACAAACTGTCTATACATGACTATCGCCGTTATGGCCGCAACTTTTGATGATGGGAGCCCAACATTACCTAATAAAACTTGGAAAAACGATTTTAATTCATCTTTTTTAAAATATCTATCGAGCATTTCTTTAAATGTTTGGTTTCGAAATTCGCTATATATTTTAAGGAAGTTTTTTTCGTTAATCGTTTCGAAGAAAGATACAATGTTGCTTTTTTCTTGTGGAAAAACCTGACATAGCTTATCGGCTGTTTCAAAGCAATCGTTTCTTATTGGTACCTCAAAGTCTGGAAAAATAATTACATCAGAAGGATTTATTCTATTAAACTTTAAACTGTTTGAAAGTTCTAATTCATCAAAAACCTTGCGAAGCATCCTTCCATCACCGCAACTACCCAAATAATGAACTCCCACGTCGAAGGTAAAACCGTCTCTTTTAAACGAAGAACAATACCCCCCTGGAGATGTTTGACGTTCTACTATCAGCACATTCAACCCGTGCTTAGCAAGGTAACATCCGCATACTAGCCCTCCTATACCAGAGCCAATTATGACTACATCAAATTTGTTTTTGCTATTCATTGTACCTAATTATACTTTTGTAGTGCCAAACATGCATTATTCCCACCAAACGCTAAAGAATTGTTTAGCGCTATTCTTACCGCTTGTTTGCGCGCCTTATTCGGGACACAGTCAATATCACACTCGGGATCCGGCGTTTCATAGTTTATGGTTGGCGGGATGACGCTCTCCTTTATTGCTAAACAGCACGCAATTGCCTCTATCGCGCTTGCCGCACCCATGGTGTGTCCGAGCATCGACTTTATGGAGCTTGTAGGGATCTGTTTATACCGGATGCCAAATACCCTTTTTATCGCCTCACACTCTGTCTTGTCGTTTGCCGGCGTCCCCGTACCATGGGCTGATATATAATCCACTTTACTCTTATCGATACCTGAATTTTTTATAGCCCTCTCCATGACATGGACCACTCCATCTACGGATGGCGCCGTCATGTGGTGGGCATCACAGCTCAAGCCGTATCCAAGGACCTCCGCATAAATACGGGCTTTCCTTTCAAGGGCATGTTCCAATAGTTCCAATAAGAGGACTCCGGCGCCCTCACCTATCATCATGCCCTTACGGTTCTTATCGAATGGTTGGCATCTTTCAGGGGCCATGGCGTAGAGACGGTTAAAACCGGTAAAGGTTATACGTGAAAACGGGTCTGCCCCGCCCGCTATCATCATGTCCGCTTTTCCTTCACGCATCAAATCGAACGAATAACCTATGGAATAGTTGCCTGCCGAACAGGCAGTGGGTATAACGTAATTGGGCCCGGCAAATTTGAAAAAATAACCGA
The genomic region above belongs to Candidatus Omnitrophota bacterium and contains:
- a CDS encoding response regulator, which gives rise to MAKPRIVAIDDEAEFIDMLQKYFEPRGYEISVAIRGAKGIELVKEKKPDVVVMDLKMPGIDGDEVLRLLKSLVPSPRVIFVTAYDDGGKTKARLLKLGAFACMDKPLPSLRDLEETINRATQ
- a CDS encoding ATP-binding protein, which encodes MSPYSYPPLIAGFSIMALGVFVFLHNKKAALNRVFALMCFSIFIWLGSYTIAFSVRSKELALFWARFSYIGVIFIPITVHHISVLFLNALDTVNKKLIFVSYILGFLFLIISRTPLFFNDVYSYFWGYYPKAEILYIPFLAFFVFFYGRGLLLLLLYLLRRFPANYYDARKYGQNKYVFWALAIAVLASIDYIAKFGIQFYPFGYIFMTCYVVILAYAIVAHQLMDIEVIIKKTLVFAGLLASVFAILILPTLIIQEYLLRGAGTTARLIGLTISGIIIIVTMRRIETFLVNVTDKYLFQKKYNYKELLRTFTGEVLTVLDMDSLVNLTVNKLSDIVKLTSCAVLLLDEDKQQFNVMASQGIKDPTVTLVRPDGIVTFLEQTHGYLLRSDLAEKKVLIPDSIQEIIAKLNAELIIPMVLHEEVMGVLSLGKKKSDESYTQDDLDILLPLAKTLAIAISNAKLFVELGKTQAEAAQKEKMAVIGTLSAGINHEICNPLGIARGQCEAFLLNIKDGLYKEIKTDDLLEKAKEIMRKVIKETDRATAITKKLSTFAKPAKGESELVTIEKEIDDVIGLVGYELKLEKIEIVKNLQDNLPNIMVDRKQFQEVLFNLIRNAGQAIGEKGKVTVTGYKEKGRVFIDIQDTGSGIPEDKLKMLFNPFFTTKEPGKGTGLGLFIVRQVVEKNGGKIYLKSSKVGEGTTFTIEFPMATAEKVKV
- a CDS encoding NAD(P)/FAD-dependent oxidoreductase, which encodes MNSKNKFDVVIIGSGIGGLVCGCYLAKHGLNVLIVERQTSPGGYCSSFKRDGFTFDVGVHYLGSCGDGRMLRKVFDELELSNSLKFNRINPSDVIIFPDFEVPIRNDCFETADKLCQVFPQEKSNIVSFFETINEKNFLKIYSEFRNQTFKEMLDRYFKKDELKSFFQVLLGNVGLPSSKVAAITAIVMYRQFVFDGGYYPTGSMQAIPNALVSRFKSYGGTILFSATATSLKVKNKKVTGVVINKEEIVHSKYVVSNSDAKSLFEIIENKETAPNRLREKLNTLKTSISAFIVYLGVKSISCSHKSSVWFFNTYDVDKVYLKAYEGIFDPADDYCICTFPSFHDDTLAPSGYDSMSIIIAAPSENKTKEFIWSKEKETVTEILIGRVKRNLLPNLNEIKIKIAATPSTLERYTLNNGGALYGWASTLDQIDAGIVPQKTFFENLYMAGHWVTPGLGQGGVTGVAFSGRSAAKRILLLEKKQNLELVRN
- a CDS encoding beta-ketoacyl-[acyl-carrier-protein] synthase family protein, whose product is MTDRKVVVTGIGIISSIGIGKDEFWSNLIGGRSGIKEVDTFGTSDFPIHRGGEVGNFEPERFIPKSKLNGMAKASQFAVAATKLAFEDAKLDHNRVEKGRTGVIVGTTMADIQSLEQIDKYWTRDGEKEVWPINIIKYPSNSLADHIGYFFKFAGPNYVIPTACSAGNYSIGYSFDLMREGKADMMIAGGADPFSRITFTGFNRLYAMAPERCQPFDKNRKGMMIGEGAGVLLLELLEHALERKARIYAEVLGYGLSCDAHHMTAPSVDGVVHVMERAIKNSGIDKSKVDYISAHGTGTPANDKTECEAIKRVFGIRYKQIPTSSIKSMLGHTMGAASAIEAIACCLAIKESVIPPTINYETPDPECDIDCVPNKARKQAVRIALNNSLAFGGNNACLALQKYN